In the genome of Clostridia bacterium, the window CTTGGCTGGCCAGTTCCACGAAGACATAATCCTGGTCGTTGTCGGTGCAGACGGCGGCGATGGGAACGACAATGCCCTCCGGAGCAGTTAGTTGAAAACTTGCCTGGGCCGTCATGCCGGCCTTCAGGTTACCAGGGTTGGGCAGGCTGATCTCCACCGGGAAGCGCTGGCCGGTGGCAGCAGCCACTGGACCCACCTGGGTCACCGTACCGGTGAACTCCTGGCCCGGCAGGGCGTCAAGGGTGACAGTTACTTTTTGCCCGGTAGCCAACAAAGGGACTACCTCCTGACCGACTGTTCCCTGAAGTTTCAGGGTGGAAGTGTCGGCGATGGTCAGCAGGGGCAAGGGACTCGTTGGCCAGGATGGCGATGCCAAAGGACCCAGAAACCCGGTTGATGATATTGGTCATGGCCGAGGCGCAGCCGACTAATTCCGCGGGCAGCCCCGCTATGGAGGCCGTCTGGGCAGGCATGGTGGCAAAAGCCATGGCCAGGCTCCGCATGACCAACCAGGTAGCGATGACTCGGCATGATCATGCCGCCGTCTAGGGCCTGAACCACTCGGGCTACGATGAGGGACTGCACGTTCCAGCTCATAGCGCACAGGAGGGAACCGAAGGTAAAAACGGCCAGGGAGAGGGTATAGAGACGCTTAAGGGAACCACCGTTCCCAGGGCCAGCAGGTAAATGGTAACCACCCATTGAATGGTAGTGGTGTTGGTGTTAAAGACACGCATCATGGTCGGGATGGCCACATTGACGATGCTAGAGTCCAGGATGGACATGAAAGCACCGATGAGGGCTACCAGGACGCCAGCAGCCCAGGGTCGCCCCATTCACAAACCTGGCAACCTAGGCCACACAACCCCTCCAACCCTTCAATAGTGGGCGCCAGCCCAGCAGCAATATTTCTACTTTGGCACCTCATAGCTCTTGCCTAACCTAACGCATAATAATAAAGTGATCATCAGGAAGGGATGTCATAGTCTAGGCGCTCGATTTACTACCCGCTCAACGGAAGGAGCATAAAGCATGGCCATTATTAAAGAATTCCCAATTCATGAGGGGTTGCGCGACCTATCCCCCTACATCCCGATAGTGGGCGAGCAAAAAGTTGAGGAACTCATTCGCCTAGCCGAGGACCTCCGGGGAGTGCGCCTCCAGCAAATCAATTCCGCCCGCAAGGGAGGCGGGGTGGCAGAGATGCTGCAGTCGGTCATCCCTCTAGAAAGAAGCCTGGGGCTGGACGTCAGTTGGGAAGTAGTTACTGGTCCGCAGCAATTCTTCCTCTACACCAAGACCCTGCATAATTTCCTACAAGGAAAAGATGGCCTCCCCGACATCCTAGGGGCCAAGTTCTACTGGGATACCAATGCGGCCAACTACCACCTGGTGGATGAAGATGCTGAAGTGGTGCTCATCCATGATCCCCAGCCGGCGGGCTTGATCGAGTTTGCCCCTCCCGAAGTACGAGCCCGGCAAAAATGGCTCTGGCGCTGCCACATCCAGCTAAGCCAAGACCATCACAAGTATATGACCGACTTCCTCCGCCCCCTGATTGAGAAATACGACACCGTGATTTGTTCCTCCAGCCGCTTTCTGCCCCCTTGGGCAGCCGAGTTTACGGTGATACTTCCTTATATAGATCCGCTTTCCGACAAGAACCGCGAGCTTGCCGAAGATGAGATTCAATCGGTTCTTGATACTTACGGGATCGAAGACCCAAAATCCAAACCCCTGATCACCCTGATTTCCCGATTCGATCCCTTTAAGGGCCATACCTACGCCATCGATGCCTTTCTGAAAGTACATGACAAGATGCCCTGCCAGCTCCTCTTGGCCGGCGGCACTGCCAGCGACGATCCGGAAAACGAAAGGATTTTTGCTGAATTGCAGGGGAAGACCGAGGGTATGCCCGATATCCACCTGCTCAACCTGCCGCCTGACAGCCATAAGGAGATCAACGCCTTCCAGCGGGCATCAGCGGTAATCTTGCAGCCATCGCTAAAAGAAGGGTTTGGCCTCACCGTAAGCGAAGGGATGTGGAAAGAGAAGCCGGTCATCGGCGGAGACACCGGCGGCATCCCTGCCCAAATCACCGATGGTTATAATGGCTTTTTGGTCCCGCCCGGCAAAAAGGGCGTCGAGCTCATGGCGGAACGCATCGCCTATATCCTCACCCATCCCAAGATCGCCCAAGAAATGGGCAAGCGGGCTAAGGAGACGGTGCGGGAGCGCTATCTGATTACCCGGGGCATCT includes:
- a CDS encoding glycosyltransferase, producing the protein MAIIKEFPIHEGLRDLSPYIPIVGEQKVEELIRLAEDLRGVRLQQINSARKGGGVAEMLQSVIPLERSLGLDVSWEVVTGPQQFFLYTKTLHNFLQGKDGLPDILGAKFYWDTNAANYHLVDEDAEVVLIHDPQPAGLIEFAPPEVRARQKWLWRCHIQLSQDHHKYMTDFLRPLIEKYDTVICSSSRFLPPWAAEFTVILPYIDPLSDKNRELAEDEIQSVLDTYGIEDPKSKPLITLISRFDPFKGHTYAIDAFLKVHDKMPCQLLLAGGTASDDPENERIFAELQGKTEGMPDIHLLNLPPDSHKEINAFQRASAVILQPSLKEGFGLTVSEGMWKEKPVIGGDTGGIPAQITDGYNGFLVPPGKKGVELMAERIAYILTHPKIAQEMGKRAKETVRERYLITRGIWDELSTIKQLLRPVS